From a single Leishmania infantum JPCM5 genome chromosome 36 genomic region:
- a CDS encoding putative short chain 3-hydroxyacyl-CoA dehydrogenase has translation MLRCTASALFKSLAVWGGGTMGSGIAQITAQAGVPVTVVEVSQARLDASRKSIETSLLRIANKKCDGDQGKMKAFVDTVLSHVTFTTDEAVAAGGAELIIEAIVENIGAKKELFGRLDKMAPTSTVFCSNTSSLSITEMASATTRKDRFAGMHFFSPVPMMKLLEVVRTEEVSPAIIEQLTAFGKKVGKIPVVAKDTEGFIVNRLLVPYQMEACRLVERGVATFRDVDTAMKFGCGYPMGPFELCDSVGIDVIKFIVDGWHAQYPNEPLFKPSPLINERVAAGKLGKKTGEGYYKYDSKGRKIES, from the coding sequence ATGCTTCgttgcaccgcctccgcgctCTTCAAGTCGCTTGCCGtgtggggcggcggcacgatgggcagcggcatcgcgcaGATCACAGCTCAGGCGGGTGTCCCGGTGACTGTGGTGGAGGTCTCACAGGCGCGGCTGGACGCGTCGCGCAAGTCGATCGAGACGTCGTTGCTGCGGATCGCCAACAAAAAGTGCGACGGTGATCAGGGCAAGATGAAGGCATTCGTGGACACGGTGCTTTCTCACGTCACGTTCACGACGGACGAAGCCgtggctgctggcggcgcggagctgaTCATCGAGGCGATTGTGGAGAACATCGGCGCGAAGAAGGAGCTCTTTGGCCGCCTGGACAAGatggcgccgacgtcgacGGTGTTCTGCTCGAACACGTCGTCTCTGAGCATCACGGAGATGGCGTCCGCAACGACACGCAAGGACCGATTTGCCGGCATGCACTTCTTCTCGCCCGTGCCGATGATGAAGCTGCTCGAGGTGGTGCGCACAGAGGAAGTGAGCCCAGCCATCATCGAGCAGCTTACCGCCTTCGGCAAGAAGGTAGGGAAGATCCCTGTTGTTGCGAAGGACACGGAGGGCTTTATCGTGAACCGCCTTCTCGTGCCATATCAAATGGAGGCGTGCAGGCTGGTGGAGCGTGGCGTCGCGACTTTCCGGGATGTGGACACTGCTATGAAGTTCGGCTGCGGCTACCCGATGGGACCTTTTGAACTCTGTGACAGTGTTGGCATCGATGTTATCAAGTTCATTGTCGACGGCTGGCATGCACAGTACCCCAACGAGCCGCTCTTCAAGCCCTCGCCGCTAATCAATGAACGGGTTGCCGCTGGCAAGCTGGGTAAGAAGACTGGCGAGGGCTACTACAAGTACGACAGCAAGGGCCGCAAAATCGAATCCTGA
- a CDS encoding putative endonuclease/exonuclease/phosphatase, protein MNRVDGSANITESKTHTNAPQSACVRDTRHLSSIRPGWAFTGQRCRKRDESTPDVHRRVLQSLPCEASPHHVMACRGWRRLRRRSMAHRQDVQGLGGAWPGAGGLPPCAHPACTWSTRGVRPRACHPGRGPLWREACSPHRASVWRRLDASFHFNCRTTRPRRGGGSCGATGVGALWLRTRLRLRTSSLCRTGMPRSWRRSSSAAVLGVVCEETLCLPDLCVCMCIGSLSFSSLLCLCASNVSLSFTSSLFSCIRLRRLSLSPYLFSVNSIAHSATLPIHISPRAAPRLYVWHFGLPLPVAPYRPAPVVKKQKGFSGPFACSFHCSVIGRFPFHIATHFPLRTGMTEYAGTQATRHAESVKSTPPTSQTRGSMPAATALPSTRDIGVYPRSLPPLGGSGAGSNNNTTCSTRHDFDPSAAGNVNTTAAMGATFPTSSFRSTLTDRDPSRGPSLLRVSDPAPPPLTPTAPATTAPTLSGQHVLHCPRKPAASTGGPRMPVCLTSASVQSHDENDACPHSQSTGEGDEAAPRSSQRACSPAPTEDYANQHADRRLARTVEQGPRRGEATPRLHAAPSRSDNTEVDLLARQFVQRTVLWSSICNCASGGESPARCRRDELVKSTVRTVSVGTGSGACSHEATATVPIFSTTAAKSSQSCVGILNSANVQSSHRDETENGTAGSFPLTRANNPALSTRETFPIPRCCPDDLLRGDGKMWTPGKPLRIAYVTWNMASKRPRTGEVSAHCIYPNAHLVVVGTQENGPYVMSNKHQRRWTKIVSQACLGGQYELVCQHHMWAVQMLVFARRRDVAHYISRAHASHVKTGLLNGLGGNKGGVAVGLVLSLTPKDAAPPHRAKAHLATASAPQAPPLKSKASGARGTPIKRSATTPQNLDSSMVKGREISAGFMLSKSSADCAVGIPPPVMSNPYMLHDADGEYGKLLQQHSLPDGNSTGNLFCDDGDTVLENDGVFSPAEVMSRNTSSELTTEHADAEHSHRHTQHSENDMDRQERGDGDDDASSDGRPDNVTPNYMTLLFITAHLTAHQGAVSNRNKDYRQIVYGLQLGRRGPYRKFFKLLLGRKKVLDGDDEEEASDEDDEADYWEDNNPEEGVMPLRLPVVSEVEHKRKMRRDVTEEFDLTLFGGDLNYRINGTRKAIEYVIQHHSNIRSILINNDQLSLERARGKVFQGFQEGNLLFRPTYKYEVSAGGGVTLNEYNFSHKKNRMPAYCDRILYKKRMSSAARRVAIRLYTDVPNVRSSDHRPVVALFDVGTRAYTG, encoded by the coding sequence ATGAACCGTGTCGACGGTTCAGCAAACATTACCGAAAGCAAAACTCATACCAATGCGCCTCAAAGCGCGTGTGTACGAGACACGCGGCATCTCTCCTCGATCCGACCGGGGTGGGCTTTCACGGGGCAGAGATGCCGGAAGCGGGATGAGAGCACTCCCGACGTGCACCGCCGAGTCCTCCAGAGCCTCCCATGTGAAGCGTCACCGCACCACGTGATGGCATGCCGCGGGTGGAGGCGACTGAGACGGAGAAGcatggcacacaggcaggaTGTGCAGGGTCTCGGAGGAGCCTGGCCGGGGGCTGGTGGCCTTCCTCCCTGCGCGCATCCGGCATGCACGTGGAGCACCCGCGGCGtccgccctcgagcatgCCACCCCGGACGCGGACCGCTTTGGCGCGAGGCATGCAGTCCACACCGCGCCTCCGTCTGGCGCCGGTTAGACGCGTCTTTCCATTTCAACTGCCGGACGACTCGCccgcggcgaggaggaggcagctgTGGCGCAACAGGGGTAGGTGCGCTGTGGTTGCGTACGCGTCTGCGCTTGCGGACCTCTTCACTTTGTCGAACGGGCATGCCgagaagctggaggaggagctcatcggctgcggtgctcgGCGTCGTTTGTGAGGAAACTCTCTGTCTTCCTGACTTGTGTGTCTGCATGTGCATCGGATCcctctcgttctcctcgCTTCTCTGTTTGTGCGCCAGCAACGTCTCGTTGTCCTTTACCTCGTCGTTGTTCTCATGCATTCGTTTgcgtcgtctctctctctctccctatcTGTTCTCTGTCAACTCCATCGCGCACTCCGCGACACTCCCCATCCACATCTCTCcccgagcagcaccgcgttTGTATGTGTGGCACTTTGGGCTGCCTCTGCCTGTTGCCCCGTACCGCCCTGCGCCTGTAgtgaagaaacaaaaagggtTTAGCGGGCCCTTCGCTTGCTCGTTTCACTGCTCGGTCATCGGCCGCTTTCCCTTTCATATAGCGACACACTTTCCCCTTCGTACAGGGATGACGGAGTACGCTGGAACGCAGGCCACAAGGCACGCTGAATCGGTGaagtcgacgccgccgacaaGTCAGACGAGGGGGAGTAtgcccgccgccacggcgctgccgtcgacgaGGGACATAGGCGTGTATCCCAgatcgctgccgcccctcGGGGGGAGCGGGGCAGGCAGCAACAATAACACTACGTGCAGCACCCGGCACGACTTTGATCCCTCGGCAGCGGGGAACGTGAACACTACCGCCGCCATGGGCGCGACGTTCCCAACTTCATCGTTCCGTTCCACACTGACGGATAGAGATCCGTCCCGCGgtccgtcgctgctgcgcgtcagcgaccctgcgcctcctccgttgACGCCGACAGCCCCCGCTACTACAGCGCCGACTCTATCGGGACAGCACGTCCTTCACTGTCCTCGGAAGCCAGCCGCTAGCACTGGTGGCCCTCGCATGCCCGTCTGCCTTACAAGTGCGAGCGTGCAGAGCCACGACGAAAATGACGCGTGCCCACACTCGCAAAGCACCGGTGAAGGCGACGAGGCCGCCCCGCGGTCCAGCCAAAGGGCGTGCAGCCCAGCTCCTACGGAAGATTACGCCAATCAACACGCCGATCGTCGGCTGGCACGCACTGTCGAGCAGGGCCCGCGGAGGGGTGAGGCGACGCCTAGACTACATGCGGCGCCGTCCCGGTCAGATAACACGGAGGTAGATTTGCTGGCGCGCCAGTTCGTGCAGCGCACCGTTCTTTGGTCGTCCATATGCAACTGTGCCTCCGGCGGTGAGTCACCCGCGCGTTGTCGTCGTGACGAATTGGTCAAGTCGACGGTGCGAACCGTCAGCGTGGGCACGGGAAGCGGCGCTTGTTCGCACGAAGCGACCGCGACCGTGCCGATCTTCAGTACGACCGCAGCAAAGTCCAGCCAGTCATGTGTGGGAATCCTAAACTCTGCCAACGTGCAGAGTTCACACCGCGACGAGACAGAAAACGGGACTGCAGGCAGCTTTCCCCTCACCCGTGCAAACAACCCTGCCTTATCGACTCGGGAGACGTTCCCGatccctcgctgctgccccgaTGACTTACTGCGGGGTGACGGCAAGATGTGGACCCCCGGCAAGCCGCTGCGTATCGCGTACGTTACCTGGAACATGGCAAGCAAGAGGCCACGCACCGGCGAGGTTTCCGCCCACTGCATCTACCCCAACGCACACTTGGTGGTGGTCGGCACCCAGGAAAACGGCCCCTATGTGATGTCAAACAagcaccagcgccggtgGACGAAGATAGTTTCGCAGGCCTGCCTTGGTGGGCAGTACGAGCTGGTCTGCCAGCACCATATGTGGGCGGTGCAGATGCTCGTTTTTGCTCGTCGCCGCGACGTGGCTCACTACATATCACGGGCCCACGCGTCGCACGTGAAGACGGGGCTGCTGAACGGCCTGGGAGGGAATAagggcggcgttgctgtgggACTAGTCTTATCTCTGACGCCTAAAGACGCAGCGCCCCCCCATCGTGCGAAAGCACATCTCGCGACTGCTTCTGCTCCGCAGGCCCCACCGCTGAAGAGTAAGGCGTCCGGGGCGCGAGGCACGCCGATAAAGCGATCCGCTACCACACCTCAAAATCTCGACAGCTCAATGGTAAAGGGGAGAGAAATTAGCGCTGGTTTCATGTTGTCGAAATCCTCCGCGGACTGCGCCGTTGGAATACCTCCGCCTGTGATGAGCAATCCGTACATGCTAcacgacgctgacggcgaaTATggcaagctgctgcagcagcacagcttGCCCGATGGCAACAGCACAGGAAACCTCTTctgcgacgacggtgacACTGTCTTAGAAAATGACGGGGTCTTCTCGCCTGCCGAGGTGATGAGTCGCAACACCTCGTCTGAGCTGACGACTGAGCACGCCGATGCCGAGCACTCtcaccggcacacacagcacTCCGAGAACGACATGGATCGGCAGGAACGTGGGgacggtgacgacgacgcctcGAGTGACGGCAGACCAGATAACGTCACGCCGAATTACATGACGCTGCTGTTCATCACCGCGCACCTTACGGCGCACCAAGGCGCTGTCAGCAACCGCAACAAGGACTACCGGCAGATTGTCTATGGCCTGCAGcttggccgccgcggcccgtATCGTAAGTTCTTCAAGCTGTTGCTGGGTCGGAAGAAAGTGCTGGATGGTgacgatgaggaggaggcaagcgatgaggacgacgaggctgATTATTGGGAGGACAACAACCCTGAGGAGGGTGTGATGCCTTTAAGGCTGCCCGTTGTGTCTGAAGTTGAGCACAAGCGAAAAATGCGCCGCGACGTGACAGAGGAATTCGACCTCACCTTGTTCGGCGGCGACCTGAACTACCGCATCAACGGCACTCGCAAGGCCATCGAATACGTCATCCAGCACCACAGCAACATTCGATCTATCCTGATCAACAACGACCAGCTGAGCCTTGAGCGGGCCCGCGGGAAGGTGTTTCAAGGATTCCAGGAGGGGAATCTTCTCTTCCGCCCAACGTACAAGTACGAAGTAtcggccggcggcggcgtcacccTCAACGAGTACAACTTTTCGCACAAAAAGAACCGCATGCCGGCCTACTGTGACCGCATCTTGTACAAAAAAAGGATGAGCTCGGCTGCCCGACGCGTCGCCATTCGGCTCTACACAGACGTCCCAAATGTCCGCTCGAGCGACCACCGTCCCGTCGTGGCCCTCTTCGACGTCGGCACGCGGGCCTACACCGGCTGA
- the GPI10 gene encoding GPI alpha-mannosyltransferase III, with amino-acid sequence MDVLGAFSRWPRPLQSRWLLLLLLLYRVTLCLTLQTAESPDEWWQSEEVAYKMVFGRGQLTWEWDEAIRSYVFPAIFAAPLLVLKCTGTDTALTVWASSRCVQAFIFFAHDCTMLALAQRLDDLRRCLNSRRSGRHAFSAPLSSTVSESTGAKCRTPTIASTTLAMVVVEWFLINTGVRSYSNVPESLFFLLSLYQTSYPLFLLWAGVACAMRVTAAFAALPVFIVHAWRLCGKMGVARCLLIAFTTVGMVVGISAGVCFVDYIFYHRLVFTPYNFLKFNYLLGVSKYYGVHAPYWYFVTLPAMAAPFVFFLVWMPVCWCWMQEAEKHHMSGSAPHAQSTLFSGSFSRTLRQEIKRWAFVGAPTLMIYSSLEHKEMRFVYFLLPLLLLISSVVVVFLCTSSLSALKQSSRVRRRSWCLAVPSADTVRRLFTLSWAASAVFTIALLYGYRRGAPTLFREIRGADRHFGHLETLARCYGTPGFAQLHGKVDRLEWVDCRMRLDAVSGVPVVTQDRLFTEQPKAYALWRYLRVASRLDVEDGGKESVGKLSKDAWWREMLRVMPKGEAPALPDAIILFQNTAILLEADLLRPMGYRRLVVVFHTLHSFEEHEDRYLELWSRETAQKSES; translated from the coding sequence ATGGACGTGCTGGGAGCGTTTAGTCGGTGGCCGCGCCCGTTGCAGTCGAGGTggctactgctgctgttgctgctgtaTCGCGTGACTCTCTGTCTGACATTGCAGACGGCGGAGTCGCCCGATGAATGGTGGCAGAGTGAGGAGGTCGCATACAAAATGGTGTTTGGCCGTGGGCAGCTCACGTGGGAGTGGGACGAGGCCATTCGCTCCTATGTCTTTCCGGCAATTTTCGCAGCTCCGCTGCTCGTGCTCAAGTGCACAGGGACGGACACCGCGTTGACAGTGTGGGCCTCCAGTCGGTGTGTGCAGGCTTTCATCTTCTTTGCGCATGACTGCACCATGCTCGCCCTCGCACAGCGCCTCGACGACCTTCGGCGCTGCCTGAACTCGAGGAGGTCAGGCCGCCACGCGTtctccgcccctctctcctccaccgtcaGTGAATCCACCGGTGCGAAATGCCGCACACCGACCATTGCGTCAACAACGCTGGccatggtggtggtggagtgGTTCCTCATCAACACAGGAGTGCGCAGCTACTCCAACGTGCCGGagtctctcttcttcctgctGTCTCTCTACCAGACAAGCTACCCGTTGTTTCTGCTTTGGGCCGGTGTGGCGTGCGCAATGCGCGTAACGGCGGCgtttgcggcgctgccggttTTTATCGTGCACGCATGGCGCTTATGTGGCAAGATGGGCGTCGCGCGTTGTCTTCTTATTGCTTTCACCACAGTCGGCATGGTGGTCGGCATCAGTGCCGGGGTCTGCTTCGTCGACTATATTTTTTACCACCGTCTCGTCTTCACCCCGTATAACTTTCTGAAGTTTAACTATTTGCTGGGTGTGAGCAAATACTATGGGGTTCATGCGCCGTACTGGTACTTCGTCACGCTGCCGGCCATGGCCGCCCCATTcgtcttttttcttgtgtggATGCctgtgtgctggtgctggatgcaggaggcggagaagcacCACATGAGCGGCTCGGCACCGCATGCGCAGAGCACGCTATTTTCCGGCTCTTTTTCGCGGACACTGCGGCAAGAAATAAAGCGGTGGGCTTTTGTAGGTGCGCCGACACTGATGATTTACAGCAGTCTTGAGCATAAGGAGATGCGGTTCGTCTACTTtctgctcccgctgctcctcctgaTATCCAGTGTggtcgtcgtcttcctctgCACCAGTTCTCTGTCGGCGCTGAAGCAATCGAGTAGAGTGCGACGACGGTCTTGGTGCCTTGCCGTGCCGTCTGCTGACACGGTGCGGCGCCTCTTCACGCTCTCCTGGGCTGCGAGTGCGGTCTTCACGATTGCGCTCCTGTACGGctaccgccgcggcgccccgACGCTGTTCCGCGAAATTCGTGGCGCCGACCGACACTTTGGTCACCTGGAAACGCTCGCGCGCTGCTACGGGACGCCTGGatttgcgcagctgcacggcaAGGTAGATCGACTAGAGTGGGTAGACTGCCGGATGAGGTTAGATGCCGTCTCGGGGGTACCAGTGGTGACGCAGGACCGCCTATTTACGGAGCAGCCGAAAGCCTACGCGTTGTGGCGCTACCTACGCGTCGCTTCGAGGCTTGACGTCGAGGACGGGGGTAAGGAGAGTGTTGGCAAGCTGTCGAAGGATGCGTGGTGGCGAGAGATGCTCCGCGTAATGCCGAAAGGCGAAGCCCCTGCTTTGCCAGACGCCATCATCCTCTTCCAGAATACGGCCATCTTGCTCGAGGCGGATCTTTTGCGACCAATGGGCTACCGCCGACTTGTGGTCGTGTTTCACACACTGCACAGCTTCGAAGAGCACGAGGACCGCTATCTCGAGTTGTGGTCCCGGGAAACAGCGCAGAAAAGCGAATCGTGA